Proteins encoded in a region of the Thunnus thynnus chromosome 8, fThuThy2.1, whole genome shotgun sequence genome:
- the pigx gene encoding phosphatidylinositol-glycan biosynthesis class X protein — protein MYFVLFSVLACLLTCHCFIEKGEKNENHCGFLKRWLETTTVSVEIGKKGFHREVVTTVELSPDVLSDVRVLLVHRWPSGVYVDPYQLASLSDHSDWQILLDSAIDLEVPAHKTSGFVTYVYPTLNDRIPRLLKVTVPIHGRYHEPSFVGKTFTSVEIESPELLLRTEKCTQLNNSEPHTVVNAPCTADNSSTCLWVKTQRQQGRGHMSLQFPVGDGSLVTPVCGGTLLVTMICCAALSKFMWKHRII, from the exons ATGTATTTTGTACTGTTCTCTGTGTTGGCCTGTTTACTGACATGTCATTGTTTCATCGAAAAGG GTGAGAAGAATGAGAACCATTGTGGTTTCCTGAAGCGGTGGCTTGAAACCACAACAGTTTCAGTGGAGATCGGCAAGAAAGGTTTTCACAG GGAGGTGGTAACCACAGTAGAGCTCAGCCCTGATGTGCTCAGTGACGTCAGAGTTTTGCTGGTTCACAGATGGCCCAGTGGTGTCTACGTTGATCCATATCAGCTGGCATCCCTGAGTGATCACAGTGATTGGCAG ATATTACTAGATTCAGCCATTGACCTGGAGGTGCCTGCTCACAAGACTTCAGGATTTGTCACCTATGTGTATCCCACCCTCAATGACCGAATCCCCAGACTGCTAAAAGTAACAGTTCCAATACATGGCCGCTATCATGAGCCTTCATTTGTTGGGAAAACATTCACATCTGTTGAAATAGAATCTCCAGAACTGCTGCTGCGGACAGAAAAAT GTACACAGCTGAACAACTCAGAGCCTCATACAGTTGTGAACGCCCCCTGCACTGCCGACAATTCAAGCACATGTCTGTGGGTTAAAACCCAGCGTCAGCAG GGGCGGGGCCACATGAGTTTACAGTTTCCAGTTGGTGACGGGTCTTTGGTGACGCCTGTATGCGGTGGAACTCTTCTAGTCACAATGATCTGCTGTGCTGCACTTTCCAAATTCATGTGGAAACATCGAATCATTTAA
- the cep19 gene encoding centrosomal protein of 19 kDa — translation MRFEAKRCGVQFSPPAIVLIYEHKDTNKVRKRVIPVRNFSKYSDYSVAAERLKNNPRHRDYLEGVSQSQLEKLHIILRDHMQGFSLEYSLASFKLDPDEDLNKLDDDELARKKGQMDGLFERNRRRKDDPAFVYDLEVDFTTKEKCSWDEESDDGF, via the exons ATGCGTTTCGAGGCGAAGCGGTGCGGAGTGCAGTTCAGCCCTCCAGCCATCGTCCTCATTTATGAACACAAGGACACCAACAAGGTGCGGAAAAGAGTAATACCTGTGCGAAACTTCTCCAAATATTCTG ACTACAGCGTGGCTGCTGAAAGACTGAAGAACAATCCTCGGCACAGAGACTACTTGGAAGGTGTGTCTCAGAGCCAACTGGAGAAGCTTCACATCATCCTGCGAGATCACATGCAGGGCTTCAGCCTGGAGTACAGCCTCGCCTCATTCAAGCTGGACCCCGACGAAGACCTGAACAAACTGGACGACGATGAGCTGGCTCGCAAGAAAGGCCAAATGGACGGACTGTTTGAGAGGAACCGGAGGCGCAAAGACGATCCCGCCTTTGTTTACGACCTGGAGGTGGATTTCACCACCAAAGAAAAGTGCAGCTGGGATGAAGAGTCTGATGATGGATTTTAA
- the ing5a gene encoding inhibitor of growth protein 5a: protein MATAIYLEHYLDSIENLPCELQRNFTLMRDLDNRTEEKKGEIDKLAEEYIQNVKNLASEQRVEHLQKIQNAYSKCKEFSDDKVQLAMQTYEMVDKHIRRLDADLARFENELKEKLEVSGYESTDGRSLKKGDSRGLREKRGSRGRARKGSDEDSPRKKKMKNSPDLSDALLPMQPSDVLDMPVDPNEPTYCLCHQVSYGEMIGCDNPDCPIEWFHFACVDLATKPKGKWFCPRCTQDRKKK from the exons ATGGCGACGGCAATATACTTGGAACATTACCTTGACA GTATTGAGAACCTACCATGTGAGCTACAGAGAAACTTTACTTTGATGCGGGACCTGGATAACAGGACTGAAG aaaagaaaggagagattGACAAACTGGCTGAAGAGTACATACAGAACGTGAAGAACCTGGCCTCAGAACAGAGAGTGGAGCACCTGCAGAAGATCCAAAATGCGTACAGCAAGTGCAAAGAGTTCAGCGATGACAAAGTCCAGCTTGCAATGCAGACCTACGAAATG GTGGACAAACATATCCGCAGACTGGATGCAGATCTGGCGCGGTTTGAGAATGAGCTAAAGGAGAAACTGGAAGTGAGTGGCTATGAAAGTACAGATGGAAGATCATTGAAAA AGGGTGATTCTCGGGGGCTGAGAGAGAAGCGTGGATCCAGGGGAAGAGCAAGGAAAGGTTCTGATGAAGACTCTcccagaaagaaaaagatgaaaaacag CCCAGATTTGAGTGACGCCCTCTTGCCTATGCAACCATCAGACGTTTTGGACATGCCAGTTGATCCCAATGAGCCTACTTACTGCCTGTGCCATCAGGTGTCATACGGAGAGATGATTGGATGTGATAATCCAGAT TGTCCGATTGAGTGGTTTCACTTTGCTTGTGTTGATCTCGCCACGAAGCCCAAAGGAAAATG GTTTTGTCCGAGATGCACCcaagacaggaagaaaaaatga
- the plekhb2 gene encoding pleckstrin homology domain-containing family B member 2 isoform X2, with protein MAMVKSGWLHRQSTILRRWKRNWFDLWADGRLVFYNDQQRRDMEDDIHMRVDCINIRSSAACQELNPPEGKTRDALLQIVCRDGRVISLCADGADDALAWTMALQDARINAIGFAQEVIASAPPPYTEYAPPPQVYAPGPYGEYVAHTQHATQIVYSADGQPYAVAYPYQYQGGYPAPGVNHVVIRERQRDDGGDVALGMLAGAATGLALGSLFSVF; from the exons ATGGCTATGGTGAAGAGTGGTTGGCTCCATCGACAAA GTACCATACTGCGCCGTTGGAAAAGGAACTGGTTTGACTTGTGGGCTGATGGACGACTTGTGTTCTATAATGATCAACAACGCCGTGACATGGAGGATGACATCCACATGAGGGTCGACTGCATCAACATTCGCAGTTCTGCTGCATGTCAAG AGCTCAACCCTCCAGAGGGGAAGACACGTGATGCCTTGCTCCAGATAGTGTGCAGAGATGGACGGGTCATCAGTCTGTGTGCAGATGGTGCAGATGATGCTCT GGCATGGACCATGGCACTCCAGGATGCCAGAATTAATGCG atCGGCTTTGCACAGGAAGTGATTGCCTCCGCTCCTCCCCCCTACACAGAATATGCTCCCCCACCACAG GTTTATGCTCCGGGTCCATATGGAGAGTATGTAGCACATACTCAACACGCTACACAGATTGTATACTCAGCTGATGGGCAGCCCTACGCTGTTGCTTATCCTTATCAGTACCAAG GTGGGTACCCTGCGCCTGGAGTGAACCATGTTGTTATTCGGGAGCGCCAGCGTGACGACGGAGGAGATGTGGCTTTGGGCATGCTCGCTGGAGCGGCAACCGGTTTGGCACTCggctctctcttctctgtcttttag
- the plekhb2 gene encoding pleckstrin homology domain-containing family B member 2 isoform X1, whose protein sequence is MAMVKSGWLHRQSTILRRWKRNWFDLWADGRLVFYNDQQRRDMEDDIHMRVDCINIRSSAACQELNPPEGKTRDALLQIVCRDGRVISLCADGADDALAWTMALQDARINAVVSPPQIGFAQEVIASAPPPYTEYAPPPQVYAPGPYGEYVAHTQHATQIVYSADGQPYAVAYPYQYQGGYPAPGVNHVVIRERQRDDGGDVALGMLAGAATGLALGSLFSVF, encoded by the exons ATGGCTATGGTGAAGAGTGGTTGGCTCCATCGACAAA GTACCATACTGCGCCGTTGGAAAAGGAACTGGTTTGACTTGTGGGCTGATGGACGACTTGTGTTCTATAATGATCAACAACGCCGTGACATGGAGGATGACATCCACATGAGGGTCGACTGCATCAACATTCGCAGTTCTGCTGCATGTCAAG AGCTCAACCCTCCAGAGGGGAAGACACGTGATGCCTTGCTCCAGATAGTGTGCAGAGATGGACGGGTCATCAGTCTGTGTGCAGATGGTGCAGATGATGCTCT GGCATGGACCATGGCACTCCAGGATGCCAGAATTAATGCG gttgtctctcctcctcagatCGGCTTTGCACAGGAAGTGATTGCCTCCGCTCCTCCCCCCTACACAGAATATGCTCCCCCACCACAG GTTTATGCTCCGGGTCCATATGGAGAGTATGTAGCACATACTCAACACGCTACACAGATTGTATACTCAGCTGATGGGCAGCCCTACGCTGTTGCTTATCCTTATCAGTACCAAG GTGGGTACCCTGCGCCTGGAGTGAACCATGTTGTTATTCGGGAGCGCCAGCGTGACGACGGAGGAGATGTGGCTTTGGGCATGCTCGCTGGAGCGGCAACCGGTTTGGCACTCggctctctcttctctgtcttttag
- the LOC137188113 gene encoding vacuolar protein sorting-associated protein 4B-like, with the protein MAGGNLQKAIDLASKAAEEDKAKNYEEALKCYQHAVQYFLHVVKYETQGDRAKQSIRAKCADYLDRAEQLKEYLKKKEKSPPSKPVKESQSDDKGNESDEGDDQEKKKFQNQLSGAIVMEKPNIKWNDVAGLEGAKEALKEAVILPIKFPHLFTGKRTPWRGILLFGPPGTGKSYLAKAVATEANNSTFFSISSSDLVSKWLGESEKLVKNLFTLAREHKPSIIFIDEIDSLCGSRSENESEAARRIKTEFLVQMQGVGNDNEGILVLGATNIPWTLDSAIRRRFEKRIYIPLPEEHARSFMFKLHLGSTPNELTDADFNTLGKKTEGYSGADISIIVRDALMQPVRKVQSATHFKKVRGSSWNNPDVVVEDLLTPCSPGDPNAIAMTWMEVPGEKLLEPIVCMADMLRSLSNTKPTVNEQDLEKLQKFTEDFGQEG; encoded by the exons ATGGCTGGTGGCAATTTACAG AAAGCTATAGATCTTGCCAGCAAAGCTGCAGAGGAGGACAAAGCCAAAAACTACGAAGAGGCCCTCAAATGTTATCAGCATGCAGTGCAGTACTTCCTTCATGTTGTCAAGT ATGAGACTCAGGGTGATCGAGCAAAGCAGAGCATCAGGGCCAAATGTGCAGACTACCTggacagagctgagcagctgaAGGAATATctgaagaagaaggagaagagtcCTCCATCCAAACCTGTCAAAGAGTCCCAGTCAGATGACAAAGG gaATGAAAGTGATGAAGGGGACGACCAGGAGAAGAAAAAGTTCCAAAATCAACTCTCAG GTGCCATTGTCATGGAAAAGCCAAACATTAAGTGGAATGATGTAGCTGGACTTGAGGGAGCAAAAGAAGCTTTAAAAGAAGCTGTCATCTTGCCCATCAAATTCCCTCATCTGTTCACAg GAAAGAGAACTCCTTGGCGTGGGATTCTTCTGTTTGGCCCCCCAGGAACAGGGAAATCCTACCTGGCCAAAGCTGTAGCCACAGAAGCCAACAACTCCACcttcttctccatctcctcttctGACCTTGTGTCCAAGTGGTTGGGAGAAAGTGAAAA gttGGTGAAGAACCTGTTCACTTTAGCACGAGAACACAAACCATCTATCATTTTCATTGATGAGATCGACTCCCTCTGTGGCTCCAGGAGCGAGAACGAAAGTGAGGCAGCGCGCAGAATCAAGACAGAGTTCCTCGTCCAGATGCAGG GTGTTGGAAATGATAATGAGGGAATCTTGGTCCTGGGAGCCACAAACATACCCTGGACACTGGACTCAGCCATCAGGAGAAG ATTTGAAAAGCGAATCTACATTCCTCTGCCTGAGGAGCATGCCCGCTCCTTCATGTTCAAACTGCATCTGGGCTCCACCCCCAACGAATTGACAGATGCAGACTTCAACACACTGGGCAAAAAGACAGAGGGCTACTCTGGGGCGGACATCAGTATTATCGTCAGGGATGCCCTCATGCAGCCCGTCAGGAAGGTTCAGTCAGCCACGCACttcaaaaag GTTCGAGGGTCGTCATGGAATAATCCTGATGTTGTGGTGGAGGACCTGCTGACTCCATGCTCACCAGGTGATCCCAACGCCATAGCAATGACGTGGATGGAAGTCCCTGGGGAGAAACTTCTAGAGCCAATTGTGTGCATG GCTGACATGCTGAGGTCGCTGTCCAACACCAAGCCAACAGTGAATGAGCAGGACTTGGAGAAGCTGCAGAAGTTTACCGAAGATTTTGGTCAAGAAGGCTAA
- the ankrd29 gene encoding ankyrin repeat domain-containing protein 29 isoform X3 has translation MSFKYGTTALMVASYSGHYECVKELIMQGAEINYQRETGSTALFFASQQGHNEVVKLLFEFGASTEFQTKDGGTALTVASQYGHSKVVDTLLKNGANVHDQLNDGATSLFLAAQEGHVTVIRQLLSSGAKVNQSREVMLHFEGFKGHGHRVSPSLDHSSFFTSLQDGTAPLWMAAQMGHSEAVKVLLLRGADRDADRQDGSTALFKAAIKGHNSVIEELLKFSPSLGLLKNGSTALHAAVMGGNHRTVLLLLGANADPTLPNKNNELPADLTKSDRILRVLHPKILNGDS, from the exons ATGTCTTTTAAG TATGGAACAACGGCGTTGATGGTGGCATCATACAGCGGCCATTATGAGTGTGTCAAAGAACTTATCATGCAAGGAGCCGAAATCAACTACCAGAGAGAG ACAGGTTCTACCGCCCTGTTCTTCGCCTCCCAGCAGGGACACAATGAGGTTGTCAAGCTCCTCTTTGAATTTGGTGCCTCCACTGAATTCCAGACAAAG GATGGTGGCACAGCTCTAACCGTGGCCTCTCAGTACGGACACTCCAAGGTGGTGGACACGCTGTTGAAGAACGGAGCCAATGTTCATGACCAGCTGAAT gaTGGTGCCACCTCTCTTTTTCTCGCCGCCCAAGAGGGTCATGTGACTGTGATTCGTCAGCTGTTGTCATCTGGTGCCAAGGTTAACCAGTCGAGGGAGGTAATGTTGCATTTTGAAGGATTTAAAGGACACGGCCACAGAGTGTCTCCCTCTTTAGATCACAGCTCTTTTTTCACATCTCTTCAG GATGGCACTGCCCCCCTGTGGATGGCAGCTCAGATGGGTCACAGTGAGGCGGTGAAGGTGCTTCTCTTACGCGGTGCAGATCGAGATGCTGACAGACAA GACGGATCAACAGCGttatttaaagcagctataaagGGACACAACAGCGTCATCGAGGAACTCCTCAAGTTTTCTCCTTCACTTGGCCTTCTCAAG AATGGCTCGACTGCCCTTCACGCTGCTGTTATGGGAGGAAATCATCGCactgttctgctgctgctgggggcCAACGCAGACCCCACACTGCCCAATAAG aATAATGAACTCCCAGCAGATCTCACAAAAAGCGATCGCATCCTAAGAGTTTTACATCCAAAAATCTTAAATGGTGACAGCTGA
- the ankrd29 gene encoding ankyrin repeat domain-containing protein 29 isoform X1, protein MSFKKETPLANAVFWAARKGNLALLQLLLNSGRVDADCRDSYGTTALMVASYSGHYECVKELIMQGAEINYQRETGSTALFFASQQGHNEVVKLLFEFGASTEFQTKDGGTALTVASQYGHSKVVDTLLKNGANVHDQLNDGATSLFLAAQEGHVTVIRQLLSSGAKVNQSREVMLHFEGFKGHGHRVSPSLDHSSFFTSLQDGTAPLWMAAQMGHSEAVKVLLLRGADRDADRQDGSTALFKAAIKGHNSVIEELLKFSPSLGLLKNGSTALHAAVMGGNHRTVLLLLGANADPTLPNKNNELPADLTKSDRILRVLHPKILNGDS, encoded by the exons ATGTCTTTTAAG AAGGAAACACCCCTGGCTAATGCTGTGTTTTGGGCAGCGAGGAAGGGGAATTTGGCTCTACTTCAGCTGCTCCTCAACAGCGGGCGTGTGGACGCAGACTGCAGAGACAGT TATGGAACAACGGCGTTGATGGTGGCATCATACAGCGGCCATTATGAGTGTGTCAAAGAACTTATCATGCAAGGAGCCGAAATCAACTACCAGAGAGAG ACAGGTTCTACCGCCCTGTTCTTCGCCTCCCAGCAGGGACACAATGAGGTTGTCAAGCTCCTCTTTGAATTTGGTGCCTCCACTGAATTCCAGACAAAG GATGGTGGCACAGCTCTAACCGTGGCCTCTCAGTACGGACACTCCAAGGTGGTGGACACGCTGTTGAAGAACGGAGCCAATGTTCATGACCAGCTGAAT gaTGGTGCCACCTCTCTTTTTCTCGCCGCCCAAGAGGGTCATGTGACTGTGATTCGTCAGCTGTTGTCATCTGGTGCCAAGGTTAACCAGTCGAGGGAGGTAATGTTGCATTTTGAAGGATTTAAAGGACACGGCCACAGAGTGTCTCCCTCTTTAGATCACAGCTCTTTTTTCACATCTCTTCAG GATGGCACTGCCCCCCTGTGGATGGCAGCTCAGATGGGTCACAGTGAGGCGGTGAAGGTGCTTCTCTTACGCGGTGCAGATCGAGATGCTGACAGACAA GACGGATCAACAGCGttatttaaagcagctataaagGGACACAACAGCGTCATCGAGGAACTCCTCAAGTTTTCTCCTTCACTTGGCCTTCTCAAG AATGGCTCGACTGCCCTTCACGCTGCTGTTATGGGAGGAAATCATCGCactgttctgctgctgctgggggcCAACGCAGACCCCACACTGCCCAATAAG aATAATGAACTCCCAGCAGATCTCACAAAAAGCGATCGCATCCTAAGAGTTTTACATCCAAAAATCTTAAATGGTGACAGCTGA
- the ankrd29 gene encoding ankyrin repeat domain-containing protein 29 isoform X2, with amino-acid sequence MSFKKETPLANAVFWAARKGNLALLQLLLNSGRVDADCRDSYGTTALMVASYSGHYECVKELIMQGAEINYQRETGSTALFFASQQGHNEVVKLLFEFGASTEFQTKDGGTALTVASQYGHSKVVDTLLKNGANVHDQLNDGATSLFLAAQEGHVTVIRQLLSSGAKVNQSREDGTAPLWMAAQMGHSEAVKVLLLRGADRDADRQDGSTALFKAAIKGHNSVIEELLKFSPSLGLLKNGSTALHAAVMGGNHRTVLLLLGANADPTLPNKNNELPADLTKSDRILRVLHPKILNGDS; translated from the exons ATGTCTTTTAAG AAGGAAACACCCCTGGCTAATGCTGTGTTTTGGGCAGCGAGGAAGGGGAATTTGGCTCTACTTCAGCTGCTCCTCAACAGCGGGCGTGTGGACGCAGACTGCAGAGACAGT TATGGAACAACGGCGTTGATGGTGGCATCATACAGCGGCCATTATGAGTGTGTCAAAGAACTTATCATGCAAGGAGCCGAAATCAACTACCAGAGAGAG ACAGGTTCTACCGCCCTGTTCTTCGCCTCCCAGCAGGGACACAATGAGGTTGTCAAGCTCCTCTTTGAATTTGGTGCCTCCACTGAATTCCAGACAAAG GATGGTGGCACAGCTCTAACCGTGGCCTCTCAGTACGGACACTCCAAGGTGGTGGACACGCTGTTGAAGAACGGAGCCAATGTTCATGACCAGCTGAAT gaTGGTGCCACCTCTCTTTTTCTCGCCGCCCAAGAGGGTCATGTGACTGTGATTCGTCAGCTGTTGTCATCTGGTGCCAAGGTTAACCAGTCGAGGGAG GATGGCACTGCCCCCCTGTGGATGGCAGCTCAGATGGGTCACAGTGAGGCGGTGAAGGTGCTTCTCTTACGCGGTGCAGATCGAGATGCTGACAGACAA GACGGATCAACAGCGttatttaaagcagctataaagGGACACAACAGCGTCATCGAGGAACTCCTCAAGTTTTCTCCTTCACTTGGCCTTCTCAAG AATGGCTCGACTGCCCTTCACGCTGCTGTTATGGGAGGAAATCATCGCactgttctgctgctgctgggggcCAACGCAGACCCCACACTGCCCAATAAG aATAATGAACTCCCAGCAGATCTCACAAAAAGCGATCGCATCCTAAGAGTTTTACATCCAAAAATCTTAAATGGTGACAGCTGA
- the cts12 gene encoding digestive cysteine proteinase 2: MLRAMLLSLLLCGVASDSDEAILTEWDIWKNSHGIAYDEMDDIQRRAIWEENKREIEDNNQGFLMGMRPFTMAMNKYGDLTRQEYQVLQGALIDAQFVKRGKAVSARRLRNNAKKFDSWFVDYRNMGYVTEVKDQGYCGSCWAFSTTGAIEGQIYKRTGQLVSLSEQNLVDCSRSYGTFGCNGAWMANAYDYVIGNGLQSTSTYPYTSMDTQPCYYDSRLAVAHIKDYRFIPKADEQALADAVATIGPITVAIDADHSSFLFYSSGIYDEPSCNPNNLSHAVLLVGYGSEGGQDYWIIKNSWGTSWGEGGYMRMVRDGRNTCGIASYALYPIL, from the exons ATGCTGAGAGCCatgctgctctctctcctgctgtgtGGAGTTGCATCAGACTCAGATGAGGCGATCCTGACTGAGTGGGATATCTGGAAGAACAGTCATGGCATAGCCTATGATGAAATG GACGATATTCAAAGGAGGGCCATCTGGGAGGAGAACAAGCGGGAGATTGAAGACAATAATCAGGGGTTTTTAATGGGGATGAGGCCATTTACTATGGCCATGAACAAATATGGAGACCTG ACAAGACAAGAATACCAAGTTTTGCAAGGTGCCCTGATAGATGCCCAGTTCGTGAAGAGGGGGAAGGCTGTCTCAGCCCGAAGGTTGCGTAATAACGCTAAGAAGTTTGATTCTTGGTTTGTCGACTACAGGAACATGGGTTACGTCACTGAGGTGAAAGATCAG GGTTACTGTGGCTCATGCTGGGCCTTCAGCACAACAGGAGCTATAGAGGGACAAATATACAAGAGGACAGGTCAGCTTGTATCCTTgagtgagcaaaacctggtggACTGCTCCAGATCTTACGGTACCTTTGGCTGCAACGGTGCCTGGATGGCCAACGCCTATGACTATGTGATCGGCAATGGGCTGCAGTCGACAAGCACCTACCCATACACCTCAATG GATACCCAGCCCTGTTACTACGACAGCAGACTTGCGGTTGCCCATATCAAAGACTACAGGTTCATACCCAAAGCAGATGAGCAGGCTCTGGCTGATGCTGTGGCAACTATTGGGCCAATTACAGTAGCCATTGATGCAGATCATTCAAGCTTCCTGTTCTACAGTTCAG GAATATATGATGAGCCCAGCTGCAACCCCAACAATCTGAGTCACGCGGTGCTGCTGGTTGGCTACGGCTCTGAAGGAGGCCAAGACTACTGGATCATCAAAAACAG tTGGGGTACGAGCTGGGGTGAAGGCGGCTACATGCGAATGGTCCGGGATGGCAGAAACACTTGTGGCATTGCAAGCTATGCCTTGTACCCTATTCTGTGA